The Primulina huaijiensis isolate GDHJ02 unplaced genomic scaffold, ASM1229523v2 scaffold43355, whole genome shotgun sequence genomic interval CACCAGCTACTAGAGCACTTATCGAGGCCAAAACAAATGCAGGAATGTTACCACCACCAAATAAAGCATCCCACGGACCGGCACCAAGGGATACAATCATctaataaaaacaaacaatttGATGAGTCTTCCTTCATACCCACGGAGAATTATATGGTAATGAATTGGCAGAAGCATTAAACGTGAGAATCATCGACATATACTCTTTTCAGCATTTATAAATAGGGTGGCATGGAACACGGGTTAACATTGAAAAAAGTGTAATAGTAGCTACCTGAGGTATAACGATAGCGAGATTCAGAACTCCAATTGCCAACCctgaaaaaaatatacatcTTCGATCAAAGATAGAGCTTCTCAAATAGACGAGAACTGAAAACAGAACAAGAATCTGTATGTACCTTGGCCACCTCCTGAATCGGCAGTCAATTCAGCCGTGACTGAGAAGGGTACACTATAAGTGATCTACAACACAAATTTAAAGGCTTCAGCACTAGCATTTGAGTCCCATTAGAATGTCAAAAAATTGGCGATGGAACTGCAATTCTTTCTTGCACAGATTAATTCTTAACGTCACTTTAGGAACCTAGAAAAGCGGTAGAGCAAATAAATCTTACCGCAAGAGGAAGACCAAGAAGAGCAAAAACAATTAGAGATGCGATTTTGGAAGCTCCATTCGCCCCAATGACATGTTGGATCCCTCCAGAATTCTTTCTCATAGATACCAAGCTGATGATTGCAGTGCCTGCCATGCAGAGAAACACCATAAAATTGCTACTAGCCCAAACTAGTTTTGCCCCCATCCACTGGCACATTGGTTCAATGAAGAAGGAGCTAATGCCCAAAACAACCTACAAGAAAAGAATAAAGCAAACTGAAAACTGGGATCCATGTGGTAACACAATCACAATCAAATTTTCAGGAGAAATTCGATTTCTTACCGAGTTCAATAGCAGACCAAATGAACCTTCTCTGACACCTTGATTATATGTTTGAACTTCGGCTAAATCTCCTTTTGGGTCGCCATGAAAAACTTCTCTCCCCATCCAATCAGTGTCGAAGAGAAAAAAGGGAAACCACGACAACTGATTGTAACAggaaaaaatgactaaattaaGCCAAACATTCACTAAAAGACGAAAACGAGATAGTGTAAATAATTCCCACGAAAGTACTCACCCAGGTAAATGCCATAACAACCAACACTGAATTCATATCAGGAGGTAAATGACGTAAACTGGTTAGTATATTCACCAATACTGCTCCAGGGCTGTCGCTGAAATTATCATCTTCATTGTCAAGATTTTTTTGTTCAATCCCATCGCTATTAATTATTGCATTCTGCCTCTCAGACTTGATTTCCACTACATTATACTTCATTTCTGTATCAATATTTGACTTTGAAAAGTCAGATCCATTTGGCAGAGGATCATCCAAGAGAGGAGCAGAATCTGATAGACGGTGAGATTGTTTTGGCATCAATGGAACCTCCTTCGCAAAGTAGAGTGTCACAAGCGTACAAACCGCAAGGAAGACCTATACATGactcagaattcagaaatgcaATCTAAAAGCTGGAAATTAAAACTATaacagaaaaatgaaatttgtgAAGGTATTTTTcacattaaaaaatgaaaaactaatGCATGCAGAAAGTCTGCCTCAgtacaacaaaaacaaaacactGCCACATAGTGCATCATATTACATGCTTATAAACGAGAAGATATCTTGCTCATTGCCCAAATTTGATCATGCTTCCTCATAAGTTGGCCTAGGTGAAACATCAAAAGTGACATACTTCAGCTACGATTCTCATCGGCAACAAAAGTTTATAAAGAAATCGTGATAAGACCTCACCTGCAAACTTTAGGGACGATTAACCAGATTTTGCCAGGTAACTTTTAGAAACAAAGTGAGCAAGTGATTATAGATGGCGATGAATCTGAATGCAGTTACCTTAACTAAAAAGC includes:
- the LOC140970123 gene encoding sucrose transport protein SUC3-like, producing MDAVSIRVPYKNLKEEVELADFDGGEQRRRSQIHASSLSPELSDVGDSPPDSDQRHHSQKHCSLITLILSCTVAAGVQFGWALQLSLLTPYIQTLGVEHAFSSFIWLCGPITGLVVQPCVGVWSDKCSSKYGRRRPFIFIGALMISIAVIIIGFSADIGYLLGDTKEHCSTFKGTRTRAAVVFVIGFWMLDLANNTVQGPARALLADLSGPDQRNSANAVFCSWMAVGNILGFSSGASGSWHRWFPFLTSRACCEPCANLKAAFLVAVVFLAVCTLVTLYFAKEVPLMPKQSHRLSDSAPLLDDPLPNGSDFSKSNIDTEMKYNVVEIKSERQNAIINSDGIEQKNLDNEDDNFSDSPGAVLVNILTSLRHLPPDMNSVLVVMAFTWLSWFPFFLFDTDWMGREVFHGDPKGDLAEVQTYNQGVREGSFGLLLNSVVLGISSFFIEPMCQWMGAKLVWASSNFMVFLCMAGTAIISLVSMRKNSGGIQHVIGANGASKIASLIVFALLGLPLAITYSVPFSVTAELTADSGGGQGLAIGVLNLAIVIPQMIVSLGAGPWDALFGGGNIPAFVLASISALVA